The Oryzias melastigma strain HK-1 linkage group LG13, ASM292280v2, whole genome shotgun sequence genome window below encodes:
- the si:ch211-11n16.2 gene encoding zinc finger FYVE domain-containing protein 1: MSEVLMKETERISMKPEERPGGARSFLLVDEQENLQVRGEAEFVERLSCSDVAGVKVLSIFGNTGDGKSHTLNHILFGGRTVFYTSKSPSSCTVGVWAAYDPHLRLIALDTEGLLGAAANQNQRMRLLLKVLAVSDIVVYRTRAERLHNDMFQFLSSASGAYLKHFTPELRALSSRCGLDVPLSSLGPAVIVFQETTHTQLLGDDSKVVGYADTLLQKRFHELGLGTEAFSSVQYVGTQTITPPTDYSGLLEAVRHQAENSHTRSPRQPAIVFQALEALSERFCGELSDEKMTLYSFFPDEYFTCSSLCLSCSTRCKNGMNHLRDRVPHMADGLCHYAHQFNNKVLICKRCYEGGREVIVIPKTSASTDNPWFGLAKYAWSGYVLECGSCGVIYRSRQYWMGNQDPESSVVRSEVKHVWDGSDAFLSTHQNAAQRVLDGMNFVIQSVSEYGSGPTKAVTAWLTDQVAPPYWRPNVDITACHGCQKVFEEAERKHHCRSCGEGFCHPCSSHRMPVPERGWGSTAVRVCKDCYRQGGPPDSSSTVCKVEPRGLIARKVTEAAQSTLDLVSTAVDYPLCFVKDVARPDYWVPDQSITQCHQCSKTFTAAMSKHHCRACGQGVCGPCSTHARPVPSRGWDHPVRVCDSCHARSDSL, from the exons ATGTCTGAAGTCCTGATGAAGGAGACGGAGAGAATTTCTATGAAGCCGGAAGAGCGTCCCGGGGGCGCGCGGAGTTTCCTGCTGGTAGATGAACAGGAAAACCTGCAG GTCAGAGGCGAAGCTGAGTTTGTGGAAAGACTGAGTTGTTCAGATGTTGCTGGCGTCAAGGTCCTCTCCATCTTTGGCAACACGGGCGATGGCAAATCCCACACGCTCAACCACATCCTGTTTGGCGGCAGGACGGTGTTCTACACCTCCAAGTCCCCCAGCTCCTGCACGGTGGGGGTGTGGGCCGCCTATGACCCCCACCTCAGGTTGATTGCCCTGGATACGGAGGGACTGCTGGGGGCAGCGGCCAATCAGAACCAGAGGATGCGGCTCTTGCTGAAG GTCTTAGCCGTGTCGGACATAGTTGTGTATCGCACGCGCGCAGAGCGCCTCCACAACGACATGTTCCAGTTCCTGAGCAGTGCATCGGGGGCCTACCTGAAGCACTTCACCCCTGAGCTGAGGGCGCTGTCCTCCCGCTGTGGTCTGGATGTGCCGCTGTCTTCTCTTGGACCTGCCGTCATCGTGTTCCAGGAGACCACGCACACTCAGCTGCTGGGTGATG actcCAAGGTGGTGGGCTACGCCGACACGCTGCTGCAGAAGCGCTTCCATGAGCTGGGTCTGGGGACGGAGGCCTTCAGCTCCGTGCAGTATGTCGGCACTCAGACCATCACCCCCCCCACAGACTACAGTGGGCTGCTGGAGGCTGTGAGGCATCAAGCGGAAAACAGCCACACGCGGTCCCCACGCCAGCCGGCCATCGTGTTTCAGGCTTTGGAG GCTCTGAGTGAACGATTCTGTGGAGAGCTCTCCGATGAAAAGATGACCCTCTACTCCTTCTTCCCAGACGAGTACTTCACCTGCTCATCTCTCTGCCTTAGCTGCAG CACTCGCTGTAAGAACGGCATGAACCACCTGAGGGACCGGGTCCCCCACATGGCTGATGGACTCTGTCACTACGCACACCAGTTCAACAACAAGGTCCTCATCTGTAAG CGCTGCTATGAAGGAGGCAGGGAGGTGATCGTGATCCCCAAGACCTCCGCTTCCACCGATAACCCCTGGTTTGGGCTGGCCAAATACGCTTGGTCTGG gtACGTGCTGGAGTGCGGCAGCTGCGGGGTGATTTACCGCAGTAGACAGTACTGGATGGGAAACCAGGATCCTGAAAGCAGTGTGGTGCGGTCCGAAGTCAAGCACGTTTGGGACGGT TCTGACGCCTTTCTGAGCACCCACCAGAACGCCGCGCAGAGGGTCCTGGACGGGATGAATTTTGTGATCCAGTCTGTGTCTGAGTACGGTTCCGGCCCAACCAAAGCTGTCACCGCCTGGCTCACCGACCAGGTGGCTCCCCCATACTGGAGACCTAACGTAGACATCACG GCCTGTCATGGATGCCAGAAGGtgtttgaagaggctgagaGGAAACATCACTGTCGGTCATGTGGGGAGGGTTTCTGCCACCCCTGTTCCAGCCACAGGATGCCAGTGCCTGAGAGGGGCTGGGGGAGCACTGCCGTAAGAGTGTGCAAGGACTGCTACCGGCAAGGGGGGCCACCGGACTCCAGCAGCACAG TCTGTAAGGTGGAGCCTCGTGGTCTCATTGCTCGGAAGGTGACCGAGGCGGCCCAGTCTACTCTGGACCTGGTATCCACAGCTGTGGACTACCCTCTAT GCTTCGTGAAGGATGTGGCCCGACCCGACTACTGGGTCCCAGACCAGAGCATCACCCAGTGCCATCAGTGCTCCAAAACCTTCACCGCAGCCATGTCCAAGCACCACTGCCGGGCCTGTGGGCAGGGCGTGTGCGGCCCCTGCTCCACCCATGCCAGACCTGTCCCATCTCGAGGGTGGGACCACCCGGTCAGGGTCTGCGACAGCTGCCACGCCCGCTCAGACAGTCTGTAA